One window from the genome of Mycolicibacterium gadium encodes:
- a CDS encoding ATP-binding protein: MSTQRPDAAPAVKPIEVSAELKALMRRLKLGQLLDTLPERLALARTNRLPHHDFLELLFADEVTRRDRESAARRAKAAHLDPAMQLHAWDDSAAVAFDQQLWAELTSLRFLADAYNVLVMGPVGVGKTFLANALGHIAVRKHHSVHTERADKLFKRLRGARLDGSYEDEMRKLHRVELLIIDDLALHRLEATETTDFYEIIVERHRAASTVITSNREPPEILTMMADPLLAQSAMDRLQSAAYELVVEGESYRQRQKPGTRKPAPPTSSD; encoded by the coding sequence ATGAGCACCCAACGTCCCGATGCCGCGCCGGCGGTCAAACCGATCGAAGTCTCCGCCGAACTCAAAGCCCTGATGCGCCGCCTCAAACTCGGCCAGCTGCTCGACACGCTGCCCGAGCGGTTGGCGCTGGCCCGCACCAACCGGCTGCCCCACCACGACTTCCTGGAATTGTTGTTCGCCGATGAGGTCACCCGCCGTGACCGCGAATCCGCGGCGCGTCGCGCCAAGGCCGCCCACCTGGACCCGGCGATGCAGTTGCACGCCTGGGACGACTCGGCTGCCGTGGCGTTCGATCAACAGTTGTGGGCCGAGCTGACCTCACTGCGATTCCTCGCCGATGCCTACAACGTCCTCGTCATGGGACCGGTCGGAGTCGGAAAGACGTTCCTGGCCAACGCCTTAGGCCACATCGCGGTACGCAAACACCACAGCGTGCACACCGAACGCGCCGACAAACTGTTCAAACGCCTACGCGGGGCACGCCTGGACGGCAGCTACGAAGACGAGATGCGCAAACTGCACCGCGTCGAACTACTGATCATCGACGACCTCGCACTGCACCGCCTGGAGGCCACCGAGACCACCGACTTCTACGAGATCATCGTCGAACGCCACCGCGCCGCATCAACCGTCATCACCAGCAACCGCGAACCACCCGAGATCCTGACCATGATGGCCGACCCACTGCTGGCCCAATCGGCGATGGACCGACTGCAATCAGCAGCCTACGAACTCGTCGTCGAAGGCGAGTCCTACCGGCAACGCCAGAAACCAGGGACGCGAAAGCCGGCCCCTCCGACTTCGTCGGATTGA
- a CDS encoding MarR family winged helix-turn-helix transcriptional regulator, which produces MERVETQPLGYLLHRLASALRREVTARVLAPLGLSFAHYLCMRLLSQSPGMSNAQLGRAINVSPQAMNRVVQKLQKRSLVVRATVVPSGRSLPMELSFEGAEFLKRTNSGVRAAERRVLAEFAEQDRRDLLKLLATLGHG; this is translated from the coding sequence ATGGAGCGGGTTGAGACCCAGCCGCTGGGCTACCTTCTGCACCGCTTAGCTTCGGCGCTGCGTCGCGAGGTGACGGCGAGGGTGCTCGCGCCGTTGGGTTTGTCCTTCGCTCATTACCTATGCATGCGCTTGTTGTCCCAATCGCCCGGCATGTCCAATGCGCAATTGGGGCGCGCTATCAACGTTTCCCCACAGGCGATGAACAGGGTGGTGCAGAAACTGCAGAAGCGCAGCTTAGTGGTGCGGGCCACCGTGGTGCCGTCTGGGCGATCACTTCCAATGGAGTTATCGTTTGAGGGCGCCGAGTTCCTCAAGCGCACCAACTCTGGTGTGCGTGCGGCCGAACGCCGCGTTCTCGCCGAATTCGCCGAACAGGACCGGCGTGACTTGCTGAAGCTACTCGCTACGCTGGGACATGGGTGA
- a CDS encoding cupin domain-containing protein, whose product MTLSRDEIDEFSKSMDRAAGRDSQHVGEEHLVVSSDDAHWIQTGSPSQIGLLLRIPARSVEFFLQKIPGGEGSDLHRHVHESVHFVRHGSGWSEIGDQRVRWSAGDFVYTPPWIWHRHYADEGRDVEMIVIENSRLLAALDATQRESMGNSSFADAFGEK is encoded by the coding sequence ATGACGCTATCCCGTGACGAGATAGATGAATTCTCGAAGAGTATGGATCGAGCAGCAGGCCGCGACAGCCAGCACGTGGGGGAGGAGCACCTTGTCGTTAGCTCCGACGACGCGCACTGGATCCAGACTGGAAGCCCATCTCAGATTGGGCTGCTCCTACGAATACCTGCTCGCTCGGTAGAGTTTTTTCTGCAGAAAATTCCCGGGGGCGAGGGCAGTGACCTTCATCGACACGTACATGAGTCGGTTCACTTCGTGCGACATGGCTCGGGTTGGTCGGAGATTGGCGATCAACGCGTCCGGTGGAGCGCAGGCGACTTCGTGTATACGCCGCCGTGGATCTGGCATCGCCACTATGCCGATGAGGGGCGTGACGTGGAGATGATCGTCATCGAGAATTCCCGCCTACTGGCTGCGCTGGATGCCACCCAGAGGGAAAGCATGGGTAACAGTAGCTTCGCCGACGCCTTCGGCGAGAAGTAG
- a CDS encoding CAP domain-containing protein: MSNSMHEKRSCRDKFDALEPTPRRVKTVKEGSASGLLHRLTLGIVAVLGVQVLLIPPAAHGDNKRLNDGVVANVYTIQRQAGCPNDIIISSTLQLAAQWHARDALANRKVDGDIGSDGSTPQVRAEAAGFSGVVSETVAINPALALSGMELINQWYYDPVDFAVISDCANTRIGVWSENSVDRTVVVTVYGKPQ; this comes from the coding sequence ATGAGTAACTCGATGCACGAAAAGCGCTCCTGCCGTGACAAATTCGACGCCTTGGAACCCACTCCACGCAGGGTGAAGACGGTCAAAGAGGGATCGGCGTCCGGTCTCCTGCACCGTTTGACGCTAGGCATCGTTGCAGTACTTGGCGTGCAAGTACTACTGATACCGCCCGCCGCGCACGGCGACAACAAGCGACTCAATGACGGCGTGGTAGCCAATGTCTACACCATTCAACGCCAGGCGGGCTGCCCGAACGACATCATCATTAGTTCGACCCTCCAGCTCGCTGCCCAGTGGCACGCTCGCGATGCGCTGGCCAACCGCAAGGTCGACGGCGACATTGGATCGGATGGTTCCACGCCCCAGGTGCGGGCGGAAGCCGCGGGATTCAGCGGCGTGGTGTCTGAAACCGTTGCGATAAATCCGGCACTTGCGTTGAGCGGTATGGAGCTGATTAACCAGTGGTATTACGACCCGGTCGATTTTGCGGTCATATCTGACTGTGCAAACACCCGGATCGGGGTGTGGTCGGAGAATTCCGTCGACCGCACAGTTGTAGTTACGGTGTACGGCAAGCCCCAATGA